A stretch of Ipomoea triloba cultivar NCNSP0323 chromosome 13, ASM357664v1 DNA encodes these proteins:
- the LOC116001588 gene encoding uncharacterized protein LOC116001588 codes for MQVLSWKDIQNTEKQHMWEAVKECFDNPNIELYRDDTLEHLCTLWTNWRSLLNVKFVRPYKSKVEVLKNVPSGVNVEDWKWLVTNKFMTEKFQKISQQNTKNRSASDMGMPHRIGSRPHREIIYENGGKDSTPPDLGVIFLKTRCKNEKLDGTREKEKYDEIVKTIMSNPSLSNLEIVEKHFGQQRHGHVYGYGGGVKRKNFNDSKYTYIKELEAKLHEKDEENRNLKRRMDVFESRLIRIENGDLPSLGTTTSDDIQEDA; via the exons ATGCAAGTGCTTTCATGGAAGGATATACAAAACACAGAAAAGCAGCACATGTGGGAAGCAGTAAAG GAATGTTTTGATAATCCCAATATTGAATTATACCGTGATGATACCCTAGAGCATTTGTGTACTTTGTGGACAAATTGGAGGTCACTTTTGAATGTAAAATTTGTGAGGCCTTACAAAAGTAAGGTTGAGGTTTTAAAAAATGTTCCATCTGGAGTAAATGTTGAAGATTGGAAGTGGCTTGTCACTAACAAGTTTATGACAGAAAAGTTTCAG AAAATCAGTCAACAAAATACTAAGAATAGGTCTGCATCGGATATGGGAATGCCTCATCGGATAGGGAGTAGGCCACATAGAGAAATCATATATGAAAAT GGAGGTAAAGATTCAACACCACCTGACTTGGGAGTAATTTTCTTAAAGACTAGAtgcaaaaatgaaaaactaGACGGgacaagagaaaaagaaaaatat GATGAAATTGTGAAGACTATTATGTCCAATCCATCACTTTCAAACCTTGAGATTGTTGAAAAACATTTTGGACAGCAGCGCCACGGTCATGTATATGGTTATGGGGGTGGAGTAAAGcgaaaaaattttaatgattcTAAATATACTTATATCAAAGAGTTAGAGGCTAAGCTCCATGAGAAGGATGAAGAAAACCGTAACCTTAAGAGGCGCATGGATGTATTTGAAAGTAGGTTGATCCGAATAGAGAATGGAGATTTACCATCTCTTGGAACTACCACTAGTGATGACATTCAAGAG GATGCTTAG
- the LOC116001586 gene encoding uncharacterized protein LOC116001586 isoform X2 has translation MNEKSSKNMNNKLPKILAPGMLAQLRGNRQNSFHPGNGRSKLGTSQSLTAQEIQSSTNYSTNSGFSSHTLVMHFEELEFQEKDFNEDSSFLDILNLCKKFVDIYSVGIKVTDGDGRPLKNDRDVLTMVMNHEHVNFIHVYMEVDQNAQPLSFKMPEDNTLAPRVPSNPTVRNIKILGDFKVNKKVKICGAVIGGIEQASTVQLFIAISENFDMEENLKAISESKTEKEFYLPLEAVGHYVVAKYTPISEDGKFGEPVFVTSNKMVEISSPRKEKKVRGENKNKKNCSFEERRKT, from the exons ATGAATGAAAAAAGTAGCAAAAACATGAATAACAAGCTTCCTAAAATTTTAGCACCCGGTATGTTGGCTCAGTTGCGTGGAAATAGACAAAATTCTTTTCACCCCGGAAATG GAAGGAGTAAACTTGGAACTTCACAATCATTGACTGCCCAAGAAATTCAAAGTAGCACCAACTATTCAACTAATA GTGGTTTCTCATCTCATACTCTGGTTATGCACTTTGAGGAACTAGAATTTCAAGAAAAGGATTTTAATGAAGATAGTTCTTTTTTGGATATCTTAAACTTATGTAAAAAGTTTGTTGACATCTATTCCGTTGGAATCAAAGTCACTGATGGCGATGGTAGGCCATTGAAAAATGATCGAGATGTTCTAACTATGGTTATGAATCATGAACATGTTAATTTCATACATGTTTATATGGAAGTGGATCAAAATGCCCAACCTTTGAGTTTTAAGATGCCAGAAGACAATACACTAG cTCCACGTGTCCCATCAAATCCAACAGTGAGAAACATTAAGATATTGGGTGATTTTAAGGTGAACAAAAAGGTAAAAATATGTGGGGCCGTCATTGGAGGAATTGAACAAGCAAGTACAGTTCAATTATTTATTGCTATTTCTGAGAATTTTGATATGGAAGAAAACTTAAAAGCTATCAGTGAATCTAAGACTGAAAAG GAGTTCTATTTGCCCTTAGAAGCCGTAGGTCACTATGTTGTGGCAAAGTATACTCCTATCAGTGAAGATGGTAAATTTGGTGAACCTGTGTTTGTCACATCTAACAAAATGGTCGAAA TTTCATCTcccagaaaagaaaaaaaagttagaggggaaaacaagaacaaaaaaaattgtagctTTGAAGAAAGGAGAAAAACTTGA
- the LOC116001586 gene encoding uncharacterized protein LOC116001586 isoform X1, producing the protein MHIEKNICDNVLGTIMNIKGKSKDNVQARLDLEAMKIRPELHPIHKGDKLELPIASYTLSKNEKHLFCLFLKQLRVPDGFSSNISQCVNMKEHKISGLKSHDCHVLLQHLIPLGIRGLLPSSVCEPLIELSLFFTSLCAKTLRVDELSQIEQQIGLTLCKLEQVFLPSFFDVMVHLPVHLASEAKIGGPVQYRWMYPIERMLYELKKLIRNMARPEGSIAEGYIAKECMTLCSRYLKSIGTKFNRLERNNDGGSYTTNAEISIFSKPGRALGAGIARNLSDDEWLQAHIYVLKNCDEVQHFLNEYSEIQNNNVPEMSSDEWNNSFVGWFKSKVTEMNMQCQHTKSESLQSLARGPIKYVTCFNGYVVNGFRFRIEDNDKGCRTQNSGVYVIGDLGTETNPVEYYGVLTEILELQYLGARRVVLFRCRWFNVHDNEKGARVDGYGFTTINPQRILRTNEPFILANQASQVFYAIDNMVKGWHVVIKTQPRDLYKMPQSEEVENDIVENDSIEDLGEAYQYGESFNFKCTGDPVNFDNQSTWTRTDVEPIEVEVSTLKKNRKRKAT; encoded by the exons ATGCACATTGAGAAGAATATATGTGATAATGTTCTTGGGacaattatgaatataaagggGAAAAGCAAGGACAATGTTCAAGCACGCCTAGATTTAGAGGCTATGAAAATTAGACCAGAGTTGCATCCAATTCATAAAGGGGATAAACTTGAGTTGCCTATAGCATCATACACATTATCTAAGAATGAGAAGCACTTGTTTTGCTTATTTTTAAAGCAACTAAGAGTTCCAGATGGATTCTCATCAAATATTTCTCAATGTGTAAACATGAAAGAACATAAAATCTCAGGGTTAAAGAGTCATGATTGTCATGTTCTATTACAACATTTAATTCCTCTGGGAATACGTGGCCTCCTCCCTAGCTCAGTTTGTGAGCCCCTTATTGAGTTGTCCTTATTTTTTACTAGTCTATGTGCAAAGACATTAAGGGTTGATGAGCTAAGTCAAATTGAACAACAGATTGGTTTAACTTTGTGCAAGTTAGAACAAGTATTTCTCCCTTCATTCTTTGATGTGATGGTGCACTTACCTGTGCATTTAGCTAGTGAGGCAAAAATTGGTGGACCAGTCCAATATAGATGGATGTACCCCATTGAGCGAATGCTATATGAGCTAAAGAAACTTATCCGTAACATGGCTCGTCCTGAAGGCTCAATAGCAGAAGGCTATATTGCAAAGGAGTGCATGACTCTTTGCTCAAGATACTTGAAAAGCATTGGCACAAAATTCAATAGACTTGAGCGAAATAATGATGGTGGTTCATATACAACTAATGCTGAAATATCCATATTTTCAAAACCAGGACGAGCATTAGGAGCCGGTATTGCTCGTAATCTTAGTGATGATGAGTGGCTACAAGCtcatatttatgttttaaaGAATTGTGATGAAGTTCAACATTTTCTCAA TGAGTACTCTGAAATTCAAAATAACAATGTACCAGAAATGTCAAGTGATGAGTGGAATAATTCTTTTGTCGGATGGTTTAAAAGTAAG GTTACAGAAATGAATATGCAATGCCAACACACAAAAAGTGAAAGTTTACAATCGTTGGCTCGCGGTCCAATAAAATATGTGACATGTTTTAATGGCTATGTTGTCAATGGATTTAGGTTCCGAATTGAAGATAATGACAAAGGTTGTAGAACACAAAATTCTGGTGTGTATGTAATTGGTGACTTAGGTACTGAAACAAACCCTGTTGAATATTATGGAGTATTGACGGAGATTCTTGAGCTACAATATCTCGGTGCGAGACGGGTAGTATTGTTTCGATGTCGATGGTTCAATGTGCATGACAATGAGAAAGGAGCAAGAGTTGATGGATATGGATTTACTACAATTAATCCACAGCGTATTTTGAGAACAAATGAACCTTTTATTTTGGCCAATCAAGCATCACAGGTGTTTTATGCCATTGACAACATGGTTAAAGGTTGGCATGTTGTCATTAAAACGCAACCTCGTGATTTATATAAGATGCCACAGTCAGAAGAGGTCGAGAATGACATCGTAGAGAATGACAGCATAGAGGATTTAGGTGAAGCATATCAATATGGtgaatcatttaattttaaGTGTACTGGGGATCCTGTGAATTTTGATAATCAGAGTACGTGGACAAGAACTGATGTGGAACCAATAGAAGTTGAAGTATCAACActaaaaaagaatagaaaacgAAAAGCAACTTGA
- the LOC116001209 gene encoding uncharacterized protein LOC116001209, with amino-acid sequence MVEMSVFAEYVLGLCDSRNFLTDYDVLQVSTSSLCFGNQILFLLIASNFYHFLAMLMSFLELIRVMAFGDYVQKLSTHTNQRTCSDLYGLTRGWENKQLVLALDMGCWENKQLVLALDMGCFNFCYKAFIILFIMAPSKKWMSFFNDRLNEQYKDGVQNFLNYAFLKTGEEHKIRCPCVKCKNSGYRSREVVEMHLYVYGILPNYTFCFGKSGSNIGTSSHIEHGEEPNEEANAFYWLLKDFEQPAYPGCHTSKLSIIVKLLHIKSIGRWSNESFDMLLQMLKDILPLGSSLPETYYDAKKIIRDLGLSYEKIDACVNNCMLYWKGDDEFGSCKICGASRWKEDIHSGEIKIKSNGKKVPLKTMRYFPLKPRLQRLYMSRNIASFMRWHHDSRVDDGVMRHPADSMAWKHFDEIHKEFSSEPRNVRLGLASDGFQPFNQSKTSYSIWPVILIPYNLPPWMCMKDSNFILSILIPGPEGPGDAIDIYLKPLIEELTELWEVGVDTFDASTRQNFKLHASLLWTINDFPAYGNLSGWSTKGKMACPRCNKDTCSMWLSNCSKQCYMGHRRYLPSKHKWRNDKSLFDGTRELRPPPKSVSGSDILAQVSDLEGITLTKDVQKR; translated from the exons ATGGTTGAAATGTCAGTATTTGCTGAATATGTATTAGGGCTTTGTGATTCTAGAAATTTCTTAACTGATTATGATGTACTGCAAGTATCTACTTCCTCGTTATGTTTTGGAAAccaaattctttttcttttgattgcCTCAAATTTCTACCATTTCTTGGCCATGCTGATGAGTTTCTTGGAATTGATAAGAGTGATGGCTTTTGGGGATT ATGTGCAAAAACTGTCAACCCATACAAACCAGAGAACATGTAGTGACCTGTACGGGTTAACCAGAGGATGGGAGAATAAGCAACTTGTACTAGCATTAGATATGGGATGTTGGGAGAATAAGCAACTTGTACTAGCATTAGATATGGGAT GTTTCAATTTTTGCTATAAGGCTTTCATTATTCTGTTTATAATGGCACCTAGTAAGAAATGGATGAGTTTTTTCAATGACCGGTTGAACGAACAATATAAAGATGGTGTTcaaaattttttgaattatgcATTTCTCAAGACTGGTGAAGAGCATAAAATTAGATGTCCGTGTGTCAAGTGTAAGAATAGTGGTTATAGATCTCGTGAAGTGGTTGAAATGCATCTATATGTGTATGGAATTTTGCCAAAttatacattttg CTTTGGTAAGAGTGGGTCTAATATTGGTACTTCAAGTCATATTGAGCATGGAGAGGAACCAAATGAAGAAGCAAATGCATTTTACTGGCTGTTAAAGGACTTTGAGCAACCGGCTTACCCAGGTTGTCATACCTCTAAGTTATCGATTATTGTCAAATTGTTACATATCAAGAGCATTGGTCGATGGAGTAATGAATCATTTGATATGTTGCTTCAAATGTTAAAAGACATACTCCCATTAGGTTCATCTTTGCCAGAAACATATTATGAtgccaaaaaaatcattagAGATCTTGGTCTCTCTTATGAAAAAATAGATGcatgtgttaataattgtatgtTGTATTGGAAAGGTGATGATGAGTTTGGTTCATGCAAAATTTGTGGTGCTTCAAGATGGAAAGAAGATATTCACAGTggggaaattaaaattaaaagtaatggAAAAAAAGTGCCACTGAAGACAATGCGGTACTTTCCTTTAAAGCCAAGACTTCAAAGATTATACATGTCTAGGAATATAGCTTCTTTTATGAGATGGCATCATGACTCAAGAGTGGATGATGGAGTAATGAGGCATCCGGCTGATTCTATGGCATGGAAACACTTTGATGAAATTCACAAAGAATTTTCTTCCGAGCCTCGTAATGTAAGACTTGGTCTTGCAAGTGATGGTTTCCAACCATTTAATCAATCCAAAACATCATACAGCATTTGGCCAGTAATACTCATTCCATACAATTTGCCTCCATGGATGTGCATGAAggattctaattttattttatcaattctCATACCTGGTCCCGAGGGTCCCGGTGATGCAATTGACATCTATCTTAAACCTTTAATAGAAGAGTTAACGGAATTGTGGGAAGTAGGTGTTGACACATTTGATGCTTCAACTCGTCAGAACTTCAAATTGCATGCATCATTATTGTGGACTATTAATGATTTCCCAGCTTACGGGAATCTATCTGGTTGGAGTACTAAAGGTAAAATGGCATGTCCTCGTTGTAATAAGGACACATGTTCTATGTGGTTATCCAATTGCAGCAAGCAATGCTATATGGGTCATCGACGTTATCTTCCTAGCAAGCACAAATGGAGGAATGATAAAAGTTTATTTGATGGAACAAGGGAGTTGAGGCCACCACCAAAGTCAGTTTCGGGAAGTGATATACTTGCTCAAGTTAGTGATCTTGAAGGAATCACATTGACTAAAGATGTCCAAAAAAGGTGA
- the LOC116001210 gene encoding uncharacterized protein LOC116001210, producing MVAHLAPEFTEEDCIVYPGIEANNFELKTVLIQMVQNNQFGGARVEDPKTHIVNFDRICQTIKMNGVPSEAIKLRLFPFSLRDQAQSWLNSFPANHFITWEQLHKAFMQEYCPPSKAAKLKKQIQNFQQFGHEDLPKAWKRFKELRRQCPKNLMTSCDFISSFYEGLTNRSQIILDTSSFGGIFIDMGPAAGEQLIERITSNNTYWYTEGDDIPKREKPAGMFEVEEKMAMQAQLDSIQHMLKQIVQAPTQSVQAVAQPPLIPQNPYVPNPYSVPQVPLVACCAICGGNHVAQTCHLLDSGNQAPQPNVEQVDLIGYSRLQGQGQGYGNYQQQGRNQFVPSWNNQGNQFQHGNQNFRNNQGQGFSRPSQDLDMQTLINTMIAQMSKLQATVENQQATLSTQQATLSSQQALIESLTGQQQGGGNQFPNQASFSNGKLPASTENPRHQVNVVTTRSGLALKDPHFPSNDLVPEKADKDEGVQVEDVPDDSEEEPVVQRDSVKGKALEQDESILARSLRGTRRQRLWRSKDSDRESKFHKMLDKLEISMPFVEVATQIPSYKKFLKNNLGNKKKPEKSAVVDLSEGALTCAVLQHKLPPKLKDPGSFAIPCIIGGFVVRGALCDLGASVSLMPFLYARGSTWAHQNPPP from the exons ATGGTGGCCCATTTAGCTCCCGAGTTCACtgaagaagattgcattgtATATCCAGGAATTGAGgcaaataattttgagttgaagACTGTTCTCATTCAGATGGTTCAgaataatcagtttggaggaGCTCGGGTTGAAGACCCGAAAACCCACATTGTGAATTTTGACCGAATCTGCCAAaccatcaagatgaatggtgttCCTAGTGAGGCTATCAAGCTGAGACTGTTTCCCTTTTCCCTGAGAGATCAAGCACAGAGttggttgaattcctttccagccAACCATTTCATTACCTGGGAACAGCTCCACAAAGCTTTTATGCAGGAGTATTGTCCTCCTTCTAAGGCTGCCAAGTTAAAGAAACAAATCCAGAATTTTCAGCAGTTTGGCCATGAAGATCTTCCTAAGGCTTGGAAGAGATTTAAGGAGTTGAGGAGGCAGTGCCCAAAGAATTTGATGACCTCATGTGACTTTATTTCATCGTTCTATGAGGGATTGACTAACCGGTCACAGATTATTCTagatacctcatcctttgggggtattttcattgatatgggaccGGCAGCTGGAGAGCAGTTGATTGAGAGGATCACCTCTAACAATACTTACTGGTATACTGAGGGGGATGATATACCCAAGAGAGAGAAGCCAGCTGGGATGTTCGAAGTTGAAGAAAAGATGGCAATGCAGGCTCAGCTGGATTCTATACAACATATGCTAAAGCAGATAGTACAGGCTCCTACTCAGAGTGTCCAAGCAGTTGCTCAGCCTCCATTGATTCCACAGAATCCTTATGTTCCTAACCCTTATTCTGTGCCACAGGTACCTCTTGTAGCCTGTTGTGcaatttgtggtggaaatcatgtAGCTCAGACATGTCATCTGTTAGACTCCGGTAACCAAGCCCCTCAGCCTAATGTGGAGCAAGTtgatctcattggttattctagacTACAAGGCCAAGGGCAAGGTTATGGGAACTATCAGCAACAAGGAAGGAATCAGTttgttccctcttggaacaatcaaGGAAATCAA TTCcaacatgggaatcagaatttCAGGAACAATCAAGGTCAAGGTTTCTCTAGACCATCTCAGGATCTTGATATGCAGACTCTAATAAACACCATGATAGCTCAGATGAGCAAGTTACAAGCAACCGTAGAGAATCAGCAAGCTACCTTAAGCACTCAGCAAGCTACCTTAAGCTCTCAGCAAGCATTGATAGAGAGCCTCACGGGGCAACAGCAGGGTGGTGGTAATCAGTTTCCTAATCAAGCCTCATTTTCGAATGGTAAACTACCAGCAAGCACAGAGAATCCAAGGCACCAAGTGAATGTAGTCACCACTAGAAGCGGATTAGCTTTGAAGGATCCCCATTTTCCTTCAAATGATCTAGTGCCTGAGAAAGCTGATAAGGATGAGGGCGTTCAGGTTGAGGATGTTCCTGATGATAGTGAGGAGGAACCTGTAGTGCAGAGAGATAGTGTTAAGGGGAAAGCTCTTGAGCAGGATGAGAGTATCCTAGCAAGAAGCCTGAGAGGAACAAGAAGGCAG AGGTTGTGGAGATCAAAGGATTCTGATAGAGAGAGCAAGTTCCATAAGATGTTAGATAAGCTGGAgatctccatgccttttgttgaagtAGCAACTCAGATTCCATCGTACAAAAAGTTTCTGAAGAATAATTTAGGCAATAAGAAAAAGCCAGAGAAGAGTGCGGTGGTGGATCTGAGCGAAGGAGCCTTGACCTGTGCAGTTCTTCAACATAAACTACCTCCTAAGCTGAAAGATCCAGGTAGTTTTGCCATCCCTTGCATCATTGGTGGATTTGTAGTTAGGGGTGCTCTGTGTGATTTGGGTGCCAGTGTTAGTCTTATGCCATTTCTTTATGCAAGAGGCTCAACCTGGGCACACCAAAACCCACCTCCATGA